The nucleotide window GCTGGCTGATAACGCCCGCCGACTCGTCGGTGGCGCGGGACTCGACGGCCGCGGAGGCCGCGATCCTCGGGGCGCCCGGAACACGGGGCGCGCCCGGAGCGCACGGAGCGTACGCCGGTGTGCCCCTGCAGCCCGGGCCGGACTCGGTGGCCGACGCCTCACCCCTGCGGGTCGGCCACAGCGATGTCTCCAAGCTCCGTGAGGCGGCCCAGGACGCGCGCCGCTGGGACTCCAAGTACGGTGGCGGGGACTGGCGTTCCTCGATGGTCCCGGAGTGCTTACGCGTCGACGCGGCACCCCTGCTCCTCGGCACGTACAGCGACGAGGTGGGCCGTGCCCTGTTCGGCGCGTCGGCCGAACTGACCAGACTCGCGGGCTGGATGGCGTTCGACACCGGCCAGCAGGAGGCCGCGCAGCGCTACTACATCCAGGCGCTGCGCCTGGCCCGCGCCGCCGCCGACGTTCCGCTCGGCGGATACGTACTGGCGTCGATGTCCCTCCAGGCCACCTACCGCGGCTTCGCCGACGAGGGCGTGGACCTCGCGCAGGCGGCCGTCGAGCGCAACCGCGGTCTCGCCACCGCCCGCACCATGAGCTTCTTCCGGCTGGTGGAGGCGCGCGCCCACGCGAAGGCGGGCGACGCACCGGCCGCGGGGGCCGCGCTCAAGGCCGCCGAGAGCTGGCTCGAGCGCTCACGGGCCGGTGACGCCGACCCGTCGTGGCTGGGCTTCTACTCGTACGACAGATTCGCCGCCGACGCCGCCGAGTGCTACCGCGATCTGAAGGCGCCCCTACAGGTACGGCGCTTCACCGAGCAGGCGCTGTCCAAACCCACCGAGGAGTTCGTGCGCTCGCACGGTCTGCGCCTCGTCGTGTCGGCGGTCGCCGAACTGGAGTCGGGCAACCTCGACGCGGCCTGCGCGGCGGGGACGCGCGCGGTGGAGGTGGCGGGGCGGATCTCCTCTGCGCGCACCACTGAGTACGTACGGGACCTGCTGCACCGGCTCGAACCGTACGGGGACGAGCCGCGGGTCGCCGAGCTGCGGGAGCGGGCCCGGCCACTGCTGGTGGCCCCGGCTTAGGTCCTGTCTGGAGTTCCAGCGCGGGAGAAGGAGCGGCGTCCGGTGCCGTCGAATCCAAGGCGGAGGAGGGAGCGATGGCGGAGCCCTCGCGACTGACGACAACGCCGGAGGCGGCGGTGCCGGACGCCGCGACGCCGCGGGGGAACTCCAGACAGGACCTAGGCGGTCCGGCCGCTGCTGACGGCCACTGTCGGCAGCCCCGGCGTAGGCGGTCCGGCCGCGCCCGGCGACCCTGTCCGCGGGTCCCGGGAGGGCCCCCGGGCCGTCGGCCCTGTCCGCAAGTCCCCGGTACGCCCCGGTACGCCCCGATGAGCTTGACGCGCCCGCCTCCGCCGGTGCGCCGGAAATCCGGCGGATGTGCGCCACGCCCTGTCCGCCCCGGGTTTGAGCCCGTTGTCAGTGGGTCAGTGCACTATCGGGGTGGGAGGTGGCGTGATGATGACGCACGCGGCGTACGACTGCGACGTGCTGGTGATCGGCGGCGGGATCGTCGGTCTGTCGACGGCGTACGCCATCACGCGTACCTCACCGCGCACCCGGGTCACGGTCCTGGAGAAGGAGTGGGGGCCGGCCCGCCATCAGACGGGGCGCAACAGCGGAGTGATCCACAGCGGGATCTACTACCGCCCGGGTTCCCTCAAGGCCCGCTTCGCGGTGCGGGGCGCCGCCGAGCTGGTCGACTTCTGTACGGAGCACGGCATCGCCCACGCGGTGACCGGAAAGCTGATCGTCGCCACCGATCGGTCCGAGCTCCCCCGGCTGCACGGGCTGGTGCAGCGCGGCCGTGAGCACGGCCTGCCGGTCCGGGAGCTGGGACCGGCGCAGATCGCCGAGTACGAGCCGCATGTGCGGGGCCTCGCGGCGATCCGGGTCGGCACGACGGGCGTCTGCGACTTCGGTGCCGTCGCGGCCCGCTTCGCCACGGAGGTGAGCGCGGCCGGCGGGACCATCCGGTACGGGGCCGAGGTCACCGCCATCGACCGCCGCCCCTGGGGCACGGCGGTGCGGACGGCGGACGGCCGGGTCGTCCGGGCCAGGGTCCTCGTCAACTGCGCGGGTCTCCACAGCGACCGGATCGCCCGGCTCGCGGGCGACGACCCGGGCGTACGGATCGTCCCCTTCCGCGGGGAGTACTACGAGCTCGCCAGGGAACAGCTGGTGCGCGGCCTGGTCTACCCGGTGCCGGACCCTGCCTTCCCCTTCCTCGGTGTGCATCTGACCCGGGGCGTGGACGGCTCCGTACACGTCGGGCCGAACGCCGTGCCCGCGCTGGCCCGCGAGGGCTACCGCTGGCCCGTCGTGCGCCCCCGCGAGCTCGCGGACACACTGACCTGGCCGGGGTCCTGGCACATCGCCCGGCGGCACTGGCGGTACGGCGCGGGCGAGCTGCACCGGTCGCTCTCGAAGCGAGCGTTCACCCAGGCCGTCCGGCGGCTTCTGCCCGAGGTGACGGAGGACGATCTCCGGCCCTCCACCGCCGGGGTGAGGGCCCAGGCGGTGCTGCGGGACGGCACCCTGGTCGACGACTTCCTGATCCGTGAGGCGCCGCACACCGTGCACGTGCTGAACGCCCCGTCCCCCGCCGCCACCGCCTCCCTGCCCATCGGAAGGGAGGTGGCGCGGCGGGCCCTGCGGCGGGCTCGTGCCACGGGGTGGAAGCCGCCCGCCGTAGAATCGGGGCATTGTGTCTGAGTCCCTGAACCCCACCCCCGAGACGCCCGGCGCCACGGACGACGCGGCTGCCCTGCGTGCCGCCTCCTTCGAGCGGATGCGCCGGCTGCGCCAGGAGCCCCGCTTCCCCGGCGGGCCCGCCGCAGACCCCGCCGGCTCCCACCACGAGCGCCGCATCCGCAGCTTCCAGCCGCGCCGCAGCCGGGTCACCGCCGGCCAGGAGGACGCCCTCCAACGGCTGTGGCCGACGTGGGGCCTGGACATCGACGGACTGCGTGTCCTCGATCTGCCCGCGCTGTTCGACGGGCTGCCGGTGGTCCTGGAGATCGGCTTCGGGATGGGCGAGGCCACCGCGCAGATGGCCGCCGACGACCCGGGCACGGGAATTCTCGCCGTCGACGTGCACACCCCCGGCCAGGGAAATCTGCTCGGTCTCGCCGAGCGCTCGGGTCTCACCAACGTCCGCGTCGCCAACGGTGACGCGATCATCCTGCTGCGCGAGATGCTCGCACCCGAGGCGCTCGACGGCCTGCGGGTGTACTTCCCCGATCCCTGGCCCAAGAGCCGGCACCACAAGCGGCGGCTGATCCAGCCGGAGTTCCTCGATCTGGTGGCGCGGCGGATGAAGCCGGGGGCTGTGATCCACTGCGCGACCGACTGGGAGCCGTACGCGGAGCAGATGCTCGAGGTGCTCACCGCGCACCCCCGCTTCGAGAACACCCAGGCGGACGGCGGATACGCGCCACGCCCGGCGTTCCGGCCACTGACCCGGTTCGAGGGCCAGGGCCTGGACAAGGGACACGTCGTGCACGACCTGCTCTTCGCCCGCGTCTGACCGTCGGCGAGGTACTCCCGCCTCTCGGCCACGGGCATCGGCCATGGGCACCGGGCCACGGGCGTCGGCCGCGCTTCTCGGCCACGCGCCCGCCGCGCCGTGGCCAGGTGTCAGTCCTCCTCGTTAGGGTCGTCGGGTGTCCGAATGGTCCGCGCAGCACCAGCAGCCGGCCGTCCCGGTTCTCGAGGAGCAACGGCTCGGCGAGTTCCTGGGCGCCGTGCCCGAGCGCGGCCAGTGGCGCTACCGGCCGCGCCGCGTCGGCATGGTGTGGCGCAGCAAGGCGTTCCGTGCCGGTGCGGTGATCTCCGTACTCGCTCTCTGCGGGCTGCTCATCCTGTCCCTGGTCCGCGAACAGACCGGTACGCAGGGCTTCCTCGTCGGGCTCGGGCTCGCCGTACTGCCCGTGCCGCTGCTGCTGGCCGCCTTCCGCTGGCTGGACCGGGTCGAGCCGGGCCCCTGGCGGAGTTTGCTGTTCTCCTTCGCCTGGGGCGCGTGCGCCGCCGCGCTGGTCGCGATCACCGCGAACACGTTCGCCGCCCGCTGGATAGCCACGGCGACCGCGGATCCGTCGCACGCCGACACCCTCGGTGCCACGGTGATTGCGCCGGTCGTCGAGGAGAGCGCGAAGGCCGCCGCGGTCCTGCTGATCTTCCTGTTCCGGAGACGGGAGTTCAGCGGTGTGGTCGACGGGATCGTGGTCGCCGGTTTCACCGCGACCGGTTTCGCGTTCACCGAGAACATCCTCTACCTCGGCAACGCCTTCGGTGAGGACCAGCAGTTGGGCAGTTCGGGCCTCGGTTCGGTGACGGCCGGGACGTTCTTCGTCCGGGTGGTGATGTCGCCGTTCGCGCACCCCCTGTTCACCGTGCTCACCGGCATCGGCTTCGGAATCGCCGCGCTCAGCGCCCGCCGCCACCGCGCCCGCCGGATCATGGTCCCGGTGCTGGGTCTCGTCCTCGCCATGGGCATGCACGCCTTATGGAACGGCTCGTCGACGTTCGGCACGTACGGGTTCTTCGCGGTCTACGGGGCGTTCATGGTCCCCGCGTTCGGTCTGGTGACCTGGCTGGCGATCTGGTCCCGTCAGCGCGAACTGCGCACCCTGGCCGCCGAGCTGCCCGCGTACGCGGCGGCCGGCTGGCTGTCTCCCGCCGAACCGTCGGCCCTCTCCTCGATGCGGGCCCGGGGCATGGCCCGCGACCTGGCCCGCCACTGGCACGGCCGGGCGGCGGCGCGGGCGGTCGCCGAGTACGAGTCGTTCGCGACGTCCCTGGCCGTTCTGCGGCGGAGGGCCCGCCGCGGTGCGGTGGGCGCGGACTTCGCCGTGCGCGAGCGGGAGCTGCTGCACCACCTCTGGGAGCGCAGGGCCGTCGCCGGACCGGCGCTGGCGTACGCGGCCGGCCGGCTCGTCTCACGCCCGCCGGCCCCGCGCCCGGCCCCGTACCAGTGGTACGGGAGCTACAACCCGTACCTGCGGCGGACAGCCCCGCCCGGCCGAATACCGCACCAGCAACCGCTGTACGACCAACACCCGTACCAACACCCGTACCAGCAGCCGACGTCCCGACAGCCCCCTTTCCAGCCGCCGCCGTTCCAGCCGCCGGTACGTTGAGCGCGTCAGGCGGACGCCTCCGTCAGCGTCGCCTGCTCCTGCTCGGTCAGCTGGAGGCCCACGACCGCGACCAGCGCGGGCACCTGCTCGACCGTACGGGCCGACGCGATCGGCGCCACCACGGTGGGACGGGCGGCCAGCCAGGCGAGGGCGACGGTGGCGATCTCGGCGTCCCGCTCGTTCGCGATCGCGGCGAGCGCGGCGAGAACCCGCTGCCCGCGCTCCGACCGCAGGTACTGGCCCGCCCTGTCGGCCCGGGGGCTGTCGACCGTGGCGCCCGCGCGGTACTTGCCGGTGAGGAAGCCCGAGGCGAGTGCGAAGTACGGGACGGCGGCGAGACCGGCGGCTGCGGCCGTGTCCTGGAGCGCGCCCTCGTAGGTGTCGCGGGAGACGAGGTTGTAGTGCGGCTGGAGTGCGACGTACCGGGCCAGGCCCTCGCGCTCGGAGAAGTCGAGGGATGCCCGCAGGCGCTCGGGGCTGATGTTGGACGCGGCGATCTCGCGGACCTTGCCGTCCCGCACCAGTTGGTCGAGGGCGGTGATGATCTCCTCGACGGGGACGGTCTCGTCGTCGAAGTGCGTGTAGTAGAGGTCGATGTGGTCGGTGCCGAGCCGGCGCAGCGATTCCTCCGCCGCACCCTTGACGGTGGCGGCGGAGAGCCCCTTGTACGAGGGGTGGGCGCCGACCTTCGTGGCGACGGCGATCTCGGAGCGGTTGCCGCGCGAGGCGAGCCACTTGCCGACGACGGTCTCCGACTCACCGCCTTCGTTGCCCGGGGCCCAGGCCGAATACGAGTCGGCGGTGTCGATGAAGTTGCCGCCCGCCGCGGCGTACGCGTCCAGAACGGCGAAGGACTGTGCCTCGTCGGCCGTCCAGCCGAAGACGTTGCCGCCGAGGGCGAGGGGGAAGACCTGGAGGCCGGAGGAACCGAGCGTACGGAGTGAAGTCATGGGTGGTTCAACCCCGTCACCGGAGCGCGCTATTCCGGCTCCCGGCACGACGGCACCCCGGGAAACGGCAGGCCGGCAGCCCTGACGTCGGGGGGGGTGTGCGTCAGGGCTGCCGGGGTTCAGGTGCGTCCGGCGAACCGGGCGCGGCGTCTCAACTGCCAGGTCTCAGAGCGTGAGGCCCTTGCTGCGGAGCCAGCTCATCGGGTCGATGCCCGAGCCGCCCGCGGTGTGGACCTCCAGGTGGAGATGCACCCCGCTCGAATTACCTGTCGAGCCGGCGCGGCCGATGATGTCGCCGGTGTTGACCTTCTGGCCCGCGGAGACGTTCAACGAGGACTGGTGGCTGTACGTGACTTCCATGCCGTTGTCGAGCTCGATGACGGTGTGGTAGCCGTACGACGTGTGCCAGCCGGCCGAGGTGACGGTCCCGCCGTGCACGGCCTTGACCGGTGCGCCCGCCTGCGTCGCGAAGTCGAGGCCGGTGTGCTGGCCGGAGGACCACATGCTGCCGGCCTGGCCGAACGTGGCGGTGATCGTGTACGAGGAGACCGGCAGGGTGTAGCTGGCGGCCAGCTTGGCGAGCCGCTCGGCCTCCGCCT belongs to Streptomyces finlayi and includes:
- the trmB gene encoding tRNA (guanosine(46)-N7)-methyltransferase TrmB; amino-acid sequence: MSESLNPTPETPGATDDAAALRAASFERMRRLRQEPRFPGGPAADPAGSHHERRIRSFQPRRSRVTAGQEDALQRLWPTWGLDIDGLRVLDLPALFDGLPVVLEIGFGMGEATAQMAADDPGTGILAVDVHTPGQGNLLGLAERSGLTNVRVANGDAIILLREMLAPEALDGLRVYFPDPWPKSRHHKRRLIQPEFLDLVARRMKPGAVIHCATDWEPYAEQMLEVLTAHPRFENTQADGGYAPRPAFRPLTRFEGQGLDKGHVVHDLLFARV
- a CDS encoding sporulation protein, which gives rise to MSREQRGPNEKLGTVLALAGISNAGLARRVNDLGAQRGLTLRYDKTSVARWVAKGMVPQGAAPHLIAAAIGAKLGRPVPLHEIGLADADPAPEVGLAFPRDVAEAVRSATDLYRLDLAGRRGGGGIWQSLAGSFSVSAYATPASRWLITPADSSVARDSTAAEAAILGAPGTRGAPGAHGAYAGVPLQPGPDSVADASPLRVGHSDVSKLREAAQDARRWDSKYGGGDWRSSMVPECLRVDAAPLLLGTYSDEVGRALFGASAELTRLAGWMAFDTGQQEAAQRYYIQALRLARAAADVPLGGYVLASMSLQATYRGFADEGVDLAQAAVERNRGLATARTMSFFRLVEARAHAKAGDAPAAGAALKAAESWLERSRAGDADPSWLGFYSYDRFAADAAECYRDLKAPLQVRRFTEQALSKPTEEFVRSHGLRLVVSAVAELESGNLDAACAAGTRAVEVAGRISSARTTEYVRDLLHRLEPYGDEPRVAELRERARPLLVAPA
- the lhgO gene encoding L-2-hydroxyglutarate oxidase, with product MMTHAAYDCDVLVIGGGIVGLSTAYAITRTSPRTRVTVLEKEWGPARHQTGRNSGVIHSGIYYRPGSLKARFAVRGAAELVDFCTEHGIAHAVTGKLIVATDRSELPRLHGLVQRGREHGLPVRELGPAQIAEYEPHVRGLAAIRVGTTGVCDFGAVAARFATEVSAAGGTIRYGAEVTAIDRRPWGTAVRTADGRVVRARVLVNCAGLHSDRIARLAGDDPGVRIVPFRGEYYELAREQLVRGLVYPVPDPAFPFLGVHLTRGVDGSVHVGPNAVPALAREGYRWPVVRPRELADTLTWPGSWHIARRHWRYGAGELHRSLSKRAFTQAVRRLLPEVTEDDLRPSTAGVRAQAVLRDGTLVDDFLIREAPHTVHVLNAPSPAATASLPIGREVARRALRRARATGWKPPAVESGHCV
- a CDS encoding PrsW family intramembrane metalloprotease, giving the protein MSEWSAQHQQPAVPVLEEQRLGEFLGAVPERGQWRYRPRRVGMVWRSKAFRAGAVISVLALCGLLILSLVREQTGTQGFLVGLGLAVLPVPLLLAAFRWLDRVEPGPWRSLLFSFAWGACAAALVAITANTFAARWIATATADPSHADTLGATVIAPVVEESAKAAAVLLIFLFRRREFSGVVDGIVVAGFTATGFAFTENILYLGNAFGEDQQLGSSGLGSVTAGTFFVRVVMSPFAHPLFTVLTGIGFGIAALSARRHRARRIMVPVLGLVLAMGMHALWNGSSTFGTYGFFAVYGAFMVPAFGLVTWLAIWSRQRELRTLAAELPAYAAAGWLSPAEPSALSSMRARGMARDLARHWHGRAAARAVAEYESFATSLAVLRRRARRGAVGADFAVRERELLHHLWERRAVAGPALAYAAGRLVSRPPAPRPAPYQWYGSYNPYLRRTAPPGRIPHQQPLYDQHPYQHPYQQPTSRQPPFQPPPFQPPVR
- a CDS encoding aldo/keto reductase, with translation MTSLRTLGSSGLQVFPLALGGNVFGWTADEAQSFAVLDAYAAAGGNFIDTADSYSAWAPGNEGGESETVVGKWLASRGNRSEIAVATKVGAHPSYKGLSAATVKGAAEESLRRLGTDHIDLYYTHFDDETVPVEEIITALDQLVRDGKVREIAASNISPERLRASLDFSEREGLARYVALQPHYNLVSRDTYEGALQDTAAAAGLAAVPYFALASGFLTGKYRAGATVDSPRADRAGQYLRSERGQRVLAALAAIANERDAEIATVALAWLAARPTVVAPIASARTVEQVPALVAVVGLQLTEQEQATLTEASA